In Arachis hypogaea cultivar Tifrunner chromosome 2, arahy.Tifrunner.gnm2.J5K5, whole genome shotgun sequence, a genomic segment contains:
- the LOC112736339 gene encoding NAD(P)H-quinone oxidoreductase subunit S, chloroplastic: MSSTFVALHSSLLQSQFLGQDGLTHLYHSKSTIHTKPKAYKVCAKFDMLQIMGGRGLCNGEEGLIQELKRQVENPPSPSSSEQEQENLALANVAAEDGFEKELMGLTGGFPGGEKGLKKFIMENPPPKKGDGIQSLKLSMAKKPKPPELPLLLPGMIAIVSNPNNPYYMYCGIVQRITDGKAGVLFEGGNWDRLITFRLEELERREKGPPMKNPKSCVLEPFLEKKS, from the coding sequence ATGTCTTCCACCTTTGTTGCTCTTCATAGTTCTCTTCTTCAATCCCAGTTTCTAGGCCAAGATGGCCTCACTCATCTCTACCATTCCAAATCCACCATTCACACAAAACCAAAAGCATACAAAGTATGTGCCAAATTTGACATGCTGCAAATCATGGGAGGTAGAGGACTATGCAATGGAGAAGAAGGCCTTATACAAGAGCTGAAAAGACAAGTTGAGAATccaccatcaccatcatcatcagaacaagaacaagagaatTTAGCACTGGCCAATGTTGCAGCAGAAGATGGTTTTGAGAAAGAGTTGATGGGGCTAACAGGTGGCTTCCCCGGTGGCGAAAAAGGCTTGAAGAAGTTCATCATGGAGAACCCTCCTCCTAAAAAAGGTGATGGAATCCAAAGCTTGAAACTTTCGATGGCGAAGAAGCCAAAGCCACCGGAGCTTCCTCTTCTGCTTCCAGGAATGATCGCTATTGTGAGCAATCCGAATAATCCGTATTACATGTACTGTGGCATTGTTCAAAGGATCACTGATGGAAAAGCAGGGGTTCTGTTTGAAGGAGGGAACTGGGACAGGTTAATCACATTCAGGCTTGAGGAATtggagagaagagaaaagggtCCTCCAATGAAGAATCCAAAGTCTTGTGTTCTTGAACCGTTTCTTGAGAAGAAATCATGA